Part of the Impatiens glandulifera chromosome 8, dImpGla2.1, whole genome shotgun sequence genome is shown below.
ATATatgattcaaaataaaataaattaaataagtacaTAATAAGGCTTGTAACAGAATAACTGAAGTTATTGAATAGAGGCTTTAAAACATCTTTTAATATCTTATTGAAGAATTCAATTGAACTAAACTAAGGTGGAAGACAAAGATGATTTTGGGAGTTTATATTTTCGTTGATGAACGAAGAAAGAGTAAATAATGagtaaataatttttacattcaTAGGCCAGGAAGCGTgcataaaataaagtaaataaagtGATGTTCTCGtgattcatttaataaataaatgactcTTTTCCTTTTGAACAattgtttctcttttttgttACTTATCTATTGATAGATTGAAGAAAAGGTGCttggacaattttttttattaacggttgggtttaattattaaaatattattttaaatttaattcaatataaataaactaagaataatatttaattaaacagaTATTATTAGAAAGTAACTGAATTTATTGACCATGAAATCTTCATAGAGATTATCATCATCCTCCAAAAAAAGCAACAACGGCCACAAGCAACTTCAATTAACgctagtaaaaaaatatttttatcgaCAAAAATTATCGaagattttataaaactctTTTAATTGATCCcgagaaaaaacaaatttttccttatttaaaatagattccgagaggtgtgtaaaactttcaattttactaattagtaccgaaagttatagggtcaaaaccgagagttttactctcggttttaaCCCTTTTTCACCGGTATAAATTGTAGTTATCGGGAAAGAACTGCAATCTAGAATGAACGAGTTCAGCAGTTCTTCCGAAGATAATCGGTACAAAATGAACATTTACATTATATTGATTGGGATGAACTATGCATGCTTATTGGTTGGGTCCGTATCAGCGACTCTTGTCTCCAAATTCTACTTCATTCACAAGGGTTCAAGCCGTTGGGTCTCCACTTTAGTTCAATGCGCCGGATTCCCTCTCCTCATCCCTTTCATTTACATCCCTCATTATCTCTTCCCTTCAATTTCACCCGGAAATCGTCCTTTTTCTCGATTGATCGCCAGACCGAGAATCCTAGGACTCTCTCTTTTTGTCGGACTCCTCCTAGGAGTAAACAACTTGCTCTTCTCATGGGGAAATTCATACCTCCCACTTTCCACTTCCTCTCTACTCTTGTCATCACAACTGGCGTTCAACCTCATTCTCTCCATTATCCTCGTCAAACAAAAGGTTAACTTTCATAACCTAAACTGCGTAGTTTTGCTTTCCTTGGCCTCCGTCCTTCTCGCTTTATCCACGCACGACGATCGCCCTCAGGGATTGACCCAGTCTGAATATTTGGTGGGGTTTTTCTGCACAGTCGGGGCGGGTTTGCTTTTCGCACTCTATCTCCCTCTAATGGAGATGATATACAGAAATGTAGATTCTTATTCGATGGTGATGGAGATTCAGGTGGTGATGGAAGCGGCGGCAACTGCTTTAGCGGTGGTGGGGATGGCGGTGGTCAAGGGCGGGTTTAAGGAAATGGTTAACGAATCGAGAAATGTGTTTGACATGGGTCCATGTGTATATTGGTGGACAATTGCGGGGAATGTGGTGATGTGGCAGGCTTGTTTTATGGGAACGGCGGGGATGGTGTTTTTAACGACGTCGTTGACGGGAGGAATATGTACGACGGCGCTCATGATGTTTAATGTTGCGGCGGGGGTTGTGGTTTATGGGGATCCATTTAACGGCCTCAAAGCGGTATCAACAGTACTTTGTTGTTGGGGATTCTGTTCATATTTGTATGGGAGGTATGTTGTTAAgttgaaggaggaggaggagctTAATCAATCTTTAATAACAACCATTTGATATGGGGATCATTGATAGCATTTTCTGTTGTCGTTAAAGTTTTAGATTTGTTATGGATTTGAAGAAATCTTACTTTTTAGTGGTTATTTTTAACTTAGTGGTAAAATGCATccagataattatttttattatatatttttttcaaaagaaaaagaaaacaaattaaggATTTGCATGGTATACAAGTGTCTCTACATGCATTTAGACAATTAATGACATTAGAAATATGCATAATATATAAAGTGAAATGATAAATTCAACCAAGTCGACGGGTCGCTACAGGAGCGGAGCCTAGCCCAAGTAGGGTGGGCTCTAAcgccacctaaattaaaaaaatgcttAGATTAGGTGGTTTAagcccaaaaaaaataaaaaatggacaattatcttttttttctcaaCTCTGCTATTAAATTCCCATATATGGTTCGATCTAGCCAAACTTCTTtttgctttttatttttataaataaaattaaattaacactTTATGTTTTTCTGATGTTCGAGTAAGTCCTTGTAGaagttaattttgtatttttaataccATTTCTTTCTCCacatcaaaatttatttgaattagcaATTGAGTGATAATGATTCATAAGACAATAGTTTTGTTGAAAAgcattttttgaaatatttggttaatctttttaatatgaataaaaaaaaaactttttatctttatttaatttaattataatattatttttggtcAAATAATTAATGGATGTGTTCTAACTCATtgcattatttgttttttaattattaaaatataagtgatttgagttaaaaaaatattaaaaatacaatatataataaaaaataactataaaagaagaaaatttaataatttagttttttttagttaattcaataaataattaatatgttttctctttaaattttatgtaaattcacaaattattttaaggtatatattatctaattttgatgaatgataagtttaatttaaaagttaaaatgattaattaaatatatttttaatttttttatttaaatatttttagtgttttacttttttaatttatttttatttagaagaaTAGAATGACATAACTTCAATACACAATgttaaatgttttgaatgtactgttttgtttcataatttcataaagtaaatgtttatacatattttattttatatgtttgaattaattaatttattgtatcaATTACAGGAAAAAAAAGCGGGGAGAATAGAAAGTTAAATCAGAGGTGTTGAGGATTTGGTTTACAAAAAAATTGGAGTCATCCCCagataatttttcatcctggctccaCCCCTGGCCTGCCATGTTGTCCCCGCGTCCCGAAagctcatttcgggtcccgaaaacACTTATTTCAGAATATTTTGAAACCGTTTTgggacattttgaaaaatttctcTGTCGCACATTAAAGGAGAAGGGGAATtcagcgttctaaaaaaaacaaaaatcatgtATTCTTCAATGCAAAAAAGAATATATTGTAAGATATCGCATGTGATCAGAATGTTGTTCTagttgaaatttaattttgatcaagTTTACATTTACATGTGCGTTTGATCATTTAATAACGTTGGTCtacttgataaaaatattagttgatCTTCTTGAAGCTTAGAAGCTTTAAGCTGGGGTTGATCATAAACATATTCATAGATATGAACATTATTAGGTCTAAAATCGATAAGGCTATTGGAAACTTCACACAGTTGGGAAACATAAAATACATGCCCAAGTAATTTAGGTGGTAGTTTATTTTTCAATGTggtccatttttttaaaatacgaATGATCTTTGTGACGCGACTTGGAAAGAGTTTGTCTCGGATCTACGTGAAGATTATGGCTACAAATGAGTCAAGTCACTTGCGAGCTACTCGATTAAAGCTCGGCTTAAGCTTGACATTGACTGTATttgagccgagctcgagccagcTCGTTTGATATTCTAGCCGAgttcgagctcatataatgtttGCTCAATCATGGGCGGATGAAAGCTTGAgttgggcttaagcccaccactacatattatatatataatataatatgatatatatattatatagataataaaaatattatatttgacatttttaggatctttattttgtaactatactattgtttttctcttattcatttttcaaataatttataaatagttattataaattttatttttattaatttttattgcaTTGATTTcttgttttctatttttattttttttaaatatttatttttttaattcccAAAGAGTTAGGTATGTTAAcctcttatattatttttcaaataatttataaatagttattataaattttatttttattaatttttattgcatttatttcttgttttctatttttatttcttttaaatattttttttctaattcttaaagagttatttatgtttaaagaGTTATGTATGTTTGAATAAATGTACAACCATGACAACGTATCATTTTTGCATCACttagtaaaaattaattttgaatcgTTTAATATTGATGATATTTGCGAGATTGTAACAAAGTTTGTCTTGAAAATTTCATAGATAAGAAATTGTTACTTTAAGTATGAAttaatacattataaaattgatatgaTGCGTAATTTGAAAGTTTTACTCTTGTTGACAATTGATCAATTAGAGTGGacgattaaaattttatgttatgttaacttttttaatgtatcttgttttaatattacttatttatacCACTACTGAAGTAAAGATTTTCAACAATGTAGAAAATGAATATGGAACTTCAGAATAAAATGGATAATGATTTACTTACTGACGATTTGACACTCTACATTGAACGATATTTAGTTAAAGATgtagaaataaattttagagtaatgatagagagcggGAAATATATTGACAAGAAAATGTAGGAAATGATGTGTTATCCCTTcattggattgaaaatttaCAAACTCTCTCTCCTATTAGATTTTCAATCCAATCAAGGGATGACACATTATTCCCTATACTTTTCTGTCAATATATTTCccgctctctatcattactttaaattttattttaatttatttttacttttcatATCTTGTAGAGatcaacttatttaaatattatatataacgtctatatatatatatatatatatatatatatatatatatatatatatatatatatatatatatatatatatatatatatatatatatatatatatatatatatatatatatatatatatatatatatgtaattattttatataaaatttatgccTACCCCAACTCTAAATTATGTCTCCGTGCTCAATGGTTTGTCGATGTTTTTCGAGcctcattatataatatatatatttttatttaatattaaaactcaaaattttaataatttgtttttctttccctctctttctcttcGTATCCTTAAAGTAAAACTCTTTTTCTAAATGTATCTATGGGACTCTTTTTCTAATTACAGACTCTTCATCAAATCTACCTGATTCATTATCAAATCTTTGTGACTCTTCATTTGTTCTTCTTtattcttcaccatttctttcactTATTCTTCACAACTTCTTTCACTCTTCATCTCttattcatttattcttttctattttttcactcttcatctcttcttcttcgatCATTCTTCATAATTTCTTTCACtcttcatctattttttttttcttctttttaagtCTTCACCTCTCATTCATTCAAAAGATCCCTACAagtagttaaaatttattttcaattttacaataactatttttttacttttatataactttgatttattttttgttttaagaaaattcaACAACAAATAAGGAAAAAACTATTTTGTTGGTTAACTCATTGGTAAGTTTTGTTCATCCtttttttatgtattaggagaaacttatgtttatatatctttttttatgtattaggaGAAACTTATGTTTATACACATAGGGTTATATGAATATAGAAAAACACTTATTTTCAATTCCtatcaaaatatgataaattgatGATAAAAAAAGCAGTCAACAATATtagagatataataattagtttactatatataatattgaaagagataattttttttaatatattatatatactaaaaatattaaaaatataatatatataatatttaaagagataAGAAAAAGgctaatatattatgtataataaaagtaaatattgggatataataattaatttattatatataatattgaaagaaataaaaattgttaatatattatatataacaaaagtatattatatataacgttgaaagagataaaaaaaaattaatatatatatataataaaagtaattattaggAATAtgataattagtttattatatataatattgaaagaaagaaaaatgattaatatattatatataatattaaaagagataaaaaaaatgttaacatattatatataaaattgaaagagataaaaaaacgattaatatattatatattatacaagTAAATATTAGACAACCAAATATTAGAGATATAATAATtcgaatattatatataatattcaaacaGGTAAAAAtgcttaatatataatatataataaaaatatattttgttgtcgGTATCTACAtcttaaactaaattaaattttagttatttattttaatatttatattttatattaattatttttaaaattaaatattttatattattgaatgtTGGGtagttgtaaatatgaattaaaaaagattaatatattaaatgttcaaataatttatataattttggaatttaattttggaattttgtgttttataatttttattagtaatgatgatttaatattttggactatcatgttttaaaattttgattagttatgattgtttcatatttttattttaaaatatcatattttaaatattgaatatgtatgaaagtttgatattttaattttgaaaataaatttggtttgagCTCGAGCTTTAGCTCgagtttgataatttattttttattcaaattttcgagtcgagccgagatTGTAAGTTAATAGTCGAgttgagttcgagctcaaatttataaacttattcaAATCGAGCTAGAGTTCAAGTTAATTTGTGCTCGGTTTGTCTCATTTGCAGTCCAGTGAAGATCTATATCTCCTCTCTCTAGTTTTTGGATAATGGCATTAAAGTTGCTTTCATTTAGTTCACCCATAAATCGGactatttggtttattttaatAGTAAGCCTTTATTTTTTgggacttaatttttttaaaagtttttttatttattcaaaagtctcaaaatattttttaaaaaattggaaaactaaataaaaaatgtcttaGAATAATTCtcataactaaaataaataattatacaactATTAGAACTCGTTTGAAATATTTCTCAAATTTCTTAAATTTGGAGAGCTAATAATTTAAGTTCCACAATTccaaaaaaattgagaaaaaaatttcaCACGAACTCTTATAACTTAAGCCACATTATCATGTATTCACTTTTCTATTCTAGACAATTACAGATTTATATCTCGTTTTTCCCTCTTGTGATAAATAATAGAcgcttttatttttattcttgtcTAATATTGAGTACACCTTAGACATATTTTCAAGCGTGGAATAAGTATAATTACTTAGACGTAGGCTATTCCCTTAGACATATACTTATGTTTGAATTCATACTAAACTGTAATAATTTTCATGTTTCAAATTAAAGGCCAATTGTTTCGGAGTAGAGATTGTCCATTGGGACGGGCGTGTGAGCCATAGCGATAAGGTTTTTTCCCACACATCACCTATCACCGAACTCtcaaatgaatttttaaaaattcttgtatttcctaatttcataaaaataaaattaggtggcgacacTTAATTGAGATATCAATGTTTATTTGGTTAAATGAACCATTTGGTTCCTCATCTCTTGTTTCAATGAGGCAACTCTTGAAAGATCGGTCTTCTCGCCCGTTTTACGAGATTTGAGAAGAATGTAAGACAAGggatttattaaagaaaatcgATCGATTGTTTTCAAAATAGAACTCAAATTGAGTTTACCATTTCAGTGTCTCATCTCACGTTTCCTGGGATTCGAGAGGAATCTAAGGCATGGAGCTCTAAATTGTTCgagtaaaaatattatgttttccTTTTAAATAAAGGGGGAGATTTTATAAGTGTATTGTAATTGATGACTCTATTGgggattttttttatgtttaactCGAAATAAACAATTGACCAACTATTTAACCATGAAAAATTTACACTAAAATACAAAACCTAATGAGTGGGCATAAACCCAAATTTACGGCATAAAACCTCAATATGCATGGATTATTTGCATGGAATCTATCTATATGAGCACATCTCCCTTCTATTTTAAAGATTGTTTAGATTTTGCATTATGCGTCGTCATCTACACATCTATATTTACTTGTTAAAGATGTTCCCACAAGACTTGGTAATAGATTACTGAGTGATATTTCTATGaggaaaaacatataaaaagaaCTAGGATTAAGTGACTTCTTCCTCATGGACTGCCTATTTGGGGTCATGACGATGACGGTTCGTTGGTCTGTCCCTCAAATCTTTAGCACAAATATCTTGGTTACTATCCTTGCCTCATTTACATATGCAACGAAACTCTTTCAAGCCATGTATTTTCAAACCATGTATGtgtctactatatatatatatgcatttaAGTAGACACTCATGGGTACACtctaaaatttttcaaaaataaaatcagaatAAGACTAATGTAACTTGGTTGATTTATCTTTGTTGTATGATTTTGTAGGAAATGAAGATGTTAGATTCATCTTCCCTAGTAGTAAATGTAGATGGATGTGTGGCTTCTGATTCGGCCTACTACCATTTAAGTCTAAATGAACTTTTGATGATGATCTGCACTAAGATCGATACGACGACGACGATTCGTTGGTCTCTCCCTGAAAGCTTTTGCACAAAAATCTTTGTTACTATCCATGCCTCATTTACATATGCAACGACACTCTTGCAAGCCATGAATGTGTCTCCTATATAAATATGTGTATGCATTTATAGTCGAAGTAGACGCTCATGGGTACAACCtgaaattttccaaaaataaaatcagaatGAGACTAATGTAAAGTGGctgatttatttttgttttatgtttttgtaGGAAATGACAATGTTAGATTCCTCTTCCCTAGTAGTAAATGTAGATTGATGCGTTGCTTGTGATTTGGCCTACTACTCTAAACGAGCTTTTGACGATGATATATACTAAGATCGATACGAGATTCATGTTTCATATGCAACAAAGATAGAACACATTCACTCGCATGTACGTACTTAGCGACCAATATGTTTTCCCTACTCTTGAAGAGTTCCAAGTAGTTCTTATGACCAAGGTGCCTAATCTATTATTTCTTAAGACAACCTGAAGCTATCAAGAAATGAAAACTCCTAAATTGCTCTCTACAAGAATTAATCTACCATTTCCAACTAAACATCTCGTCGGAGATTATATCATGACGTCGAAGCTTTAGTCGACGCTCTAGAAACCTTAGAATCTTATTTAAACGATCATAAATGATCTTAGGTCATTGTAAGTGTTTCACATCCCTTGtaattccaatttcaaataataacagTTTCTTCCATCATTTAAGTAatctttctattttatttgGTAAATATTCAAACTGTTCTTGTGTTATTGCTTCTTAGCTATTATTTCAATGATTGATTGTCTATGATTGCTTGAATGATCGGTAGATTGTTAGTTTGATTTCTAAGCAAGAATTGATCTGAACTCGTTGTTCTTGAGCTCTAACACAAAGACAATGACTTTAATTCGAGATAATtgctttattaattaattagagacAATTAGGAccgaataaaatatttaaatttctcATACGAACATGAAATTTAAATTCCGTTGATCGTCTAGTTGTTTCACCGTTGTAACTTGTAGCGAATGAAGGCTCTTAGATTTGATTGATTTTATCTCCAAAAGGTTTCTAATACCTACTAGCTAGTAGTGCAGCTTGTATATCCTTGATCCTTCGATAATTTGTTTCAACTAGTTGCTCCTATTACCCTATAGTAGATTACTTGTGTACCATTTTTGATAGTGGCTCTAAACTGTACGTCGGTTCGTGATCAAGAATCGTGTTAACGTCTCAAACGAGAATTTCTAGCTAAAATGACCAACAAACTTGATCGTGAATTGGATTGTATACAGAGGCAATTATACTTCAGAAATTGATTAGATTTACATGGCATTTCAAGctatgtttgatttttgaaaatttgaataaaatacaaaacggtttagaattattttcttaactaaaataaatatttttatgattctATGACTCGTTTTggatattttctcaaaattttcaaacttcaaaAGCTTATAACTTGAGTTCTAcaccttttaaaataattataaaaatttgtaacatgatttttataatttatgcaACATTtggataatttaaaattttatcgtTTTATTCCACAATAGGTAATGCGTCTAATGTTTTTACTTTCAGTCTCTTATAATACTTATCTACATCATAGATGCATGTTTAGCGATCATAGATGCATGTTTAGCGGAACATGCATAGTTCCTTAGACATTGACTAAAACTTTAGatgtatttttatgtttttggtcTATTCAAAAGTGTAATAAAATGTTCACATTCTAAAAGCCCAATTGTTTCGAAGTAGAGGCCGTTCTTTTGGACGGGTGTGTGGATCATAGTGTCGATGACATTTCTCACACTTAACCAATCACCTAACCCTAAAATGAATCTCTGAAAATTCTTTTCTTTCATAACttcttaaaatgaaaattatgtgTGAATCTTAATTGAGTGAACTATGTTTACTTTGCTAAATCCTATTTTCGGTTTTTTATCTCAAGTTTGGGTTAAATAACCCTTGAAAGAGTGGTCTTCTCACTCATTTTATGAGATTTGAGAGAAATGTAAGCCAagatatttagtaaaaaaaatcgacaaattatttcaaagtAATACTCGAGTCGAGCATACCATTTTGATTTCTCATCTCACGTTTTCTAGGATTCAAGAGGAAGGTAAGACCTATAACTCTAACCTTTTCGagtaaaaatcattttattttcccTTTTTAAAGAAAGGGGTTGATTTTATGAGCGTAGGAAGGTTGTGTTTCCAGTCGCGTctccttctttcttctttatcATCTTGTTTTTATGAGGCGGCAAAAGAAGAGGTGGATGAGACTGCGGCGAGACGAAGCAGAAAACTGAGGAGGAATTAGTTGAATTGGAGATGGTCAAGAAGAGAGGGGTGTTTATAGCGGGGATGGAAATGGATGAGCGATTGTGTTTGTCGAAGATTAATGTGAATGAGAAAATATAATTGAGAAGCACTATTTCGCATCATCATTCATTTAGGgaagaagatcatcaagaaCAAGAAAGATCGTACTACCTTATTTGGTGACTTAGGATTTTATTGTGTCTTTATGTTAAGCTTGTAACATTCCCTCCACTACCAGATCCGTAATGGGTCGAATTTGTAACCCATAAATTTCCCATCTTGCACCCTACTTCATTCTCGGCATTGCACCCTACATCATTCTCCGCAGGATTTTGGTCCTTTATGCGCATTGAGATGTGtacatttgttaaaaaaattaattttgccAATGATTTATGAGTGTAGTATTTTACGTGGAAGTTGAGGTTGGGTTTAATCATcgtttttattattcttaaaattgcATAACCTCgtgtataaatataatattgtttttacatATTTTGGAGGATAAAGTAGTCCTTTATGCGCATTGAGATGTGtacatttgttaaaaatattaattttgtcaTGATTTATGAGTGTAGTATTTTATGTGGAAGTTGAGGTTGGGGTTaatcatcatttttattattcttaaaattgcATAACCTCgtgtataaatataatattgtttttacatATTTTGAGGATAAAGTACTTGTATTAACACTTTTTTCTAAACATATCTAATATTAACGATAATACTTTTATTCTAGtgaatatatgatttattttgtaatcAGAATGATATTAAAcgcaaaaaatatattattcatcaACGATGTccttaaaataaactttaaaaggaaataattaaaagaaaataattatcaacatgtccttaaataaactttaaaaggaaataattaaaagaaaataattatcaacTAACTAGCTAAACTTTAGGAATATATTAAAAGACTAATTAAACTAAGACGTTACCTTTTTCCAAACAGGAAAACATATCCCGATGTGCTTTTTATGTCTTCTATATCCCCAACATAGTCATTAACAAATACTCTCCCATTACCTTTCTTGTATAGAATACCAAAGTCTAGGGTTCCCTCTAAGTATTCTCTTTAAAGAATTCTGATGAATCTCTGTGGGAATCTCCATAAATTTGCTCACTAAAACTATTGCATACATAATAGAAGGCCTGGTTACAATTAGGTACATTAAACTTCCTATAACTCGTTTAAAGTTAGTGCGATTAACTCGAGCTCTATTATCATCTTTAACAAACCTTATACATGGaactatttgattattaaaaggTTGCAATCAGCCATACCAAATCTGTCATGAATTTCCTTTGCATATAAAAATTCCCTTATTGTTCtgtaaaatatttcattttccaAGATTTGTCATTTCAAATTCATTCATTATAGACTCTTTAAGTGAATAAATTTCTTCTCACCATTTCCCGTGATCTGAGATCATCAACCTATAAGGTAACAATCAAAATATTTCATTGAGctcctaattttataaataaagtagGTTCTGAAGTATACCTGACCGATTCTTCTTGTATAAAATAGGAGTCAATTCGACTATAACATGCTCTCGGAATctgttttaaaccatataaaGAATTTTGAAGTGTGTAAACTTTATGTtcttttattattcaaaaaagcCTTTAATTGTTCCACGAATATTTATTAATCTTGTTT
Proteins encoded:
- the LOC124913238 gene encoding probable purine permease 4 — translated: MNEFSSSSEDNRYKMNIYIILIGMNYACLLVGSVSATLVSKFYFIHKGSSRWVSTLVQCAGFPLLIPFIYIPHYLFPSISPGNRPFSRLIARPRILGLSLFVGLLLGVNNLLFSWGNSYLPLSTSSLLLSSQLAFNLILSIILVKQKVNFHNLNCVVLLSLASVLLALSTHDDRPQGLTQSEYLVGFFCTVGAGLLFALYLPLMEMIYRNVDSYSMVMEIQVVMEAAATALAVVGMAVVKGGFKEMVNESRNVFDMGPCVYWWTIAGNVVMWQACFMGTAGMVFLTTSLTGGICTTALMMFNVAAGVVVYGDPFNGLKAVSTVLCCWGFCSYLYGRYVVKLKEEEELNQSLITTI